AGAAATGTCTTCCATTATTCTTAATGTACACATCCTAAAACTCCTTCAGTTATATTCCATTGCATTAGTAGATCCTTTCGCACGTATTTAAACCTCACAAGAAAAGGACTACTTGGTGCCCAAAAAGTTACtaatattcttcttttttatttatcgggtaaagtattaaattgatcCCCTACGTTTAGGCATAATTCTGTTATGATCCTTAAGATTTAAAGTGTTCTATTTGAAtctaaaaaagtttcatttagctTCAATTTAGTCCTACCATGAgctcaaagttaaataattaaggaAATATCCTACAAAACAGCAGTACAAAAATAACATCGATAACCTGAAGAATAAGTAGAAGCTccagaggcacaaaatcaaccgtggatgcatcaatacatttatttatcatttttcttataatttaaatgaaatattttctataaaactaaGGAAAATGATAAATACATGTTTTGATGTATCCACAGTTGATTTTGTACTTCTAGAGCTTGAACGTATTCTCTAAATTATCAGCCCTGTCTTGTACTACTGTTATGTAGGacatttcattaattatttaactttgacctcacGGTGGGACTACATTGAtgctaaataaaacttttttagatttaaatagaacactttaaaccttaaggatCAAAACAGAATTACACCCAAACGTAAGATACCAATTTCGTACTTtacccttatttatttatatatagctAAAGGATGTGGCTCAACTTTACCAGCCACAAGGCAAGAACGTTCCCGGCAAGGGTTGGCTCATTCAAGTACTTAGAGAAAACAAACAATTCCACTTCTGCTACACATAAGTTTTTATTACAAATGGCAATTATATCAATTTATGTTTCATAAGACCGAATTGAATCAAAGTTTAATAGAAAACTCAAATAATGTGAATGAAAACATACTCTAAAGGAAACACTGAATTTATCAGAAGCAATTTAGAGGGAGGCACATCATCAGGAGCTGTGATGATACCAGAAGAACTTGTGTTTGTGTTTGAACTAGAACTTATGCTCTGATATGCACTGTTCACCCATCAAGATAGGTTggtactggcaactttgctggaAGAGTGGGTAAGGGAGCTTCAAAGTTGAGAACTTGAATGGCTTGTCTTATTGAAGGCCTATTGTTGTGACATGGGTGAGCGCACCACAGCCCAACAACCATCAAGCATTTCATTTGTTCCTTTACAAAATCTCCATCTAGCCTTTCATCCGCTGCTTCAAGAACCCTTCCACTTCCATAAAGACCCCACACCCATTCTACAATATTGATTTCACTTTCCGGAGCCTTATATTTGATGGGTTTCCTTCCACATGCTATCTCCAATGCCACCACTCCAAAACTGTACACATCTGATTCTTTAGTAGCCCTCCATGTGGTATTGCATTCTGGAGCCATGTAGCCCGGAGTACCGGCTAGAGCCGTGGTTTGCGCGCCTTTTGCATGGTCAACAAGCCTTGCTAGCCCAAAATCCCCAAGTTTGGCATTGAACTCTGAATCCAGCATGATGTTGCTTGATTTGATGTCCCTATGCACAACACATTGTTCCCATTCTTCGTGCAAGTATAGCAGTGCGGCCGCCAAGCCTCGAGCTATGTTGTATCTAACTGTCCATCCCAGCAGATTCTGCTTCTTGAAAAGATGAACATCTAAACTTCCATTAGGCATGTACTCATATACAAGCAAGAGCTTCTTCCTTTTCGGACACCAACCAATCAGTTGGACAAGATTTCGGTGCCTAAGCCGGCTAATGATCTTTACTTCCGATGCGAATTCCTTTATTCCTTGATGAGAATGTTCTGAAACCCTCTTGATGGCAACGTAGGAGTTGATATCTTTGAGATACCCTCTATAAACACCTCCAAATCCACCTTGACCAAGCTTGTTCTCATCTTTGAAGTTATCAGCTGCAAACGCTAATTCAGAAAATGAATACTTTTTGGGTCCTGCTCCTCTTCCGAAATCTTCCCCCACATACTCCTCAAAATCTTGATCATCATCTTCCTCTTCATCACTTCCTTTCTTCCACTTTTTCCACAatccaaccaaaaccaaacacaACCCAACAA
The genomic region above belongs to Arachis duranensis cultivar V14167 chromosome 3, aradu.V14167.gnm2.J7QH, whole genome shotgun sequence and contains:
- the LOC107480466 gene encoding L-type lectin-domain containing receptor kinase IX.1, whose product is MAVSSILFLYVVIFPYYASSLTFNFTSFDSNNNNNTLRYEAWAETEEETIQLIGKAHLNNSIGRAVYYKPMHLWDKASRNLTHFTTHFSFIIDSQNRTNYADGLAFFLRPNGSTVPSATAGRTLGLTVDNQDTLNITVDPFVAVEFDIFKNYFDPPNEHVGIDVNSLRSVANTTWFSKANIMGGKVNEAWISYNATSMNLSVVFTGFNSATNTTMLQNLFAVVDLREYLPEYVAVGFSAATGTSFALHKILSWDLNSTLGDDIAKAESPVAMNPSSSAAPNHEKKASNTGPTVGLGIGGVVVFVGLCLVLVGLWKKWKKGSDEEEDDDQDFEEYVGEDFGRGAGPKKYSFSELAFAADNFKDENKLGQGGFGGVYRGYLKDINSYVAIKRVSEHSHQGIKEFASEVKIISRLRHRNLVQLIGWCPKRKKLLLVYEYMPNGSLDVHLFKKQNLLGWTVRYNIARGLAAALLYLHEEWEQCVVHRDIKSSNIMLDSEFNAKLGDFGLARLVDHAKGAQTTALAGTPGYMAPECNTTWRATKESDVYSFGVVALEIACGRKPIKYKAPESEINIVEWVWGLYGSGRVLEAADERLDGDFVKEQMKCLMVVGLWCAHPCHNNRPSIRQAIQVLNFEAPLPTLPAKLPVPTYLDG